The following proteins are co-located in the Rhodococcus opacus B4 genome:
- the rplL gene encoding 50S ribosomal protein L7/L12: protein MAKLSTEELLDQFKELTLLELSEFVKAFEETFEVTAAAPVAVAAAGAPAAAGADAAEEQDEFDVVLESAGDKKIQVIKVVREVVSGLGLKEAKDLVEGAPKAILEKVAKDAADAAKEKLEAAGAKITVK, encoded by the coding sequence ATGGCGAAGCTCAGCACCGAAGAGTTGTTGGACCAGTTCAAGGAGCTCACCCTCCTCGAGCTCTCGGAGTTCGTCAAGGCATTCGAGGAGACCTTCGAGGTCACCGCTGCTGCCCCGGTCGCCGTTGCCGCTGCCGGTGCCCCGGCTGCTGCCGGCGCCGACGCTGCCGAGGAGCAGGACGAGTTCGACGTCGTCCTCGAGTCGGCCGGCGACAAGAAGATCCAGGTCATCAAGGTCGTCCGTGAGGTCGTTTCCGGCCTCGGCCTGAAGGAAGCCAAGGACCTCGTCGAGGGTGCTCCGAAGGCCATCCTGGAGAAGGTTGCCAAGGACGCGGCCGACGCCGCCAAGGAGAAGCTCGAGGCTGCCGGCGCGAAGATCACCGTCAAGTAA
- the rplJ gene encoding 50S ribosomal protein L10 → MAKPEKVSAVAEITEQFKGSTAAVITEYRGLTVGNITTLRRALGEGATYSVAKNTLVKRAAAEAGVEGLDDLFVGPTAIAFIKGEPVDAAKALKNFAKDNKALIIKGGYMDGAALSVDEVNKIADLESREILLAKLAGAMKGNLAKAAGLFNAPASQVARLAAALQEKKAAEGGAAEAPAEAAAES, encoded by the coding sequence ATGGCAAAGCCTGAGAAGGTTTCCGCGGTTGCGGAGATCACCGAGCAGTTCAAGGGTTCGACCGCTGCTGTGATCACGGAATACCGTGGTCTGACGGTGGGCAACATCACGACACTGCGACGCGCTCTCGGAGAAGGTGCCACCTACTCCGTCGCCAAGAACACCCTGGTCAAGCGTGCCGCTGCAGAGGCGGGCGTCGAGGGCCTTGATGACCTTTTCGTCGGTCCGACCGCCATTGCATTCATCAAGGGCGAGCCCGTCGATGCTGCGAAGGCTCTGAAGAACTTCGCTAAGGACAACAAGGCGCTCATCATCAAGGGCGGCTACATGGACGGCGCTGCGCTGTCCGTGGACGAGGTCAACAAGATCGCGGACCTCGAGTCCCGCGAGATCCTGTTGGCCAAGCTTGCCGGCGCGATGAAGGGCAACTTGGCAAAGGCCGCAGGCCTGTTCAACGCTCCTGCGTCGCAGGTGGCCCGTCTGGCCGCTGCTCTGCAGGAAAAGAAGGCCGCAGAAGGCGGAGCTGCCGAAGCTCCCGCCGAGGCTGCAGCCGAAAGCTGA
- a CDS encoding MFS transporter: MTILEARAVVAGSRTRRFLALAVICLAELLVVLDNTIVNVALPSIGVELRTSVSGLQWVVDAYTLTFAGLLLAFGNLGDRYGRRRVMVIGLIGVAVMSIAGANAESLGQVIAARAAMGVFAAAVFPATLALVINIFTDVRERALAIAAWTAMAGFAIAIGPMAGGWLLEHFSWHSVFWINVPIALVAAIATIVLVPESRASVLGRMDLLGVAASITGITVLVWAIIEAPHHGWTSAVTVGAVAVSIAVLTGFVFWELRTDHPVLDLRLFRNRRFSLPALAIAIGYFSMFGFLFLITQYFQGVREYTPFEFGIASLPFAVSVAVGAPVATLLAQRVGTTPVIVFGLLLTGVGLYLGGQVAVDSSYLTDVLPSMVSMALGLAIVQGPATESIMASLPLDEAGAGSAVNDTTREIGGTLGVAVLGSIVASYYATTMSPLLDRIPAALMNDEEKGFARATVLSVLEIRKREIPPFLEQQRENLILTMKTTVLQGSHTASLVAAGAVVVCAVVVAIFMPWAPARTDSVMLAWRKKPAPERADED, translated from the coding sequence ATGACAATCCTCGAAGCCCGAGCCGTCGTGGCCGGGTCCCGGACGCGCCGCTTCCTCGCGCTCGCCGTGATCTGCCTGGCCGAACTGCTGGTGGTGCTCGACAACACCATCGTCAACGTCGCCCTCCCGTCGATCGGCGTCGAACTCCGCACGAGCGTCAGCGGCCTGCAGTGGGTCGTCGACGCCTACACACTGACGTTCGCCGGGCTTCTCCTGGCGTTCGGCAATCTCGGCGACCGGTACGGGCGTCGACGCGTGATGGTCATCGGCCTGATCGGCGTCGCCGTCATGTCGATCGCCGGCGCCAACGCCGAGAGCCTGGGCCAGGTCATCGCCGCCCGCGCCGCCATGGGCGTGTTCGCCGCCGCCGTCTTCCCCGCGACCCTCGCCCTCGTCATCAACATCTTCACCGACGTGCGGGAACGAGCGCTGGCCATCGCCGCGTGGACCGCGATGGCCGGGTTCGCGATCGCCATCGGACCGATGGCCGGCGGGTGGCTGCTCGAGCACTTCAGCTGGCACTCCGTCTTCTGGATCAACGTGCCGATCGCCCTCGTGGCGGCGATTGCGACGATCGTGCTGGTGCCGGAATCGCGTGCCTCCGTCCTCGGGCGCATGGATCTGCTCGGCGTCGCGGCCTCGATCACCGGAATCACCGTCCTCGTGTGGGCGATCATCGAAGCTCCGCACCACGGGTGGACGTCGGCCGTCACCGTCGGCGCCGTCGCCGTGTCGATCGCGGTGCTGACCGGATTCGTCTTCTGGGAACTGCGCACCGACCACCCCGTCCTCGACCTGCGACTGTTCCGCAACCGGCGGTTCTCCCTGCCCGCCCTCGCGATCGCCATCGGGTACTTCTCGATGTTCGGCTTCCTGTTCCTCATCACGCAGTACTTCCAGGGTGTCCGCGAGTACACGCCGTTCGAGTTCGGGATCGCCTCGCTGCCGTTCGCGGTGTCGGTGGCGGTCGGCGCCCCGGTCGCCACGCTGCTCGCGCAGCGGGTCGGGACGACCCCGGTGATCGTGTTCGGCCTCCTCCTGACCGGGGTCGGCCTGTACCTCGGGGGCCAGGTTGCCGTCGACAGCAGTTACCTGACGGACGTACTGCCGTCGATGGTGTCGATGGCCCTGGGCCTGGCCATCGTGCAGGGGCCGGCAACCGAGTCGATCATGGCCTCGCTCCCCCTCGACGAGGCCGGAGCGGGGTCGGCCGTGAACGACACGACCAGGGAAATCGGGGGAACGCTCGGGGTCGCCGTGCTCGGATCGATCGTCGCGTCGTACTACGCGACGACGATGAGTCCGCTGCTCGACCGGATTCCGGCCGCGTTGATGAACGACGAGGAGAAAGGTTTCGCCCGCGCCACGGTCCTGAGTGTGCTCGAGATCCGCAAGCGCGAGATCCCGCCGTTCCTCGAGCAGCAGCGAGAGAATCTCATCCTCACCATGAAGACGACGGTCCTGCAGGGTTCGCACACCGCGTCGCTCGTCGCGGCAGGCGCCGTCGTGGTGTGCGCGGTCGTCGTCGCGATCTTCATGCCCTGGGCGCCGGCGCGCACGGATTCCGTGATGCTCGCCTGGAGGAAGAAACCCGCACCGGAACGAGCCGACGAGGACTGA
- the rplA gene encoding 50S ribosomal protein L1, which produces MAKRSKAYLAAAEKVDFDKLYSPLQAAKLAKETSSSKMDATVEVAVRLGVDPRKADQMVRGTVNLPHGTGKTARVIVFAVGEKAAEAEAAGADAVGAEDLIERIQGGWLDFDAAIATPDQMAKVGRIARVLGPRGLMPNPKTGTVTADVTKAVADIKGGKINFRVDKQANLHFVIGKASFDDAKLVENYGAALDEILRAKPSSAKGRYVKKVTVSTTTGPGIPVDPNRTRNLLEDADA; this is translated from the coding sequence ATGGCAAAGCGCAGCAAGGCGTATCTCGCCGCCGCTGAAAAGGTCGACTTCGACAAGCTGTACAGCCCGCTGCAGGCTGCGAAGCTGGCGAAGGAGACGTCGTCGAGCAAGATGGACGCGACCGTCGAGGTTGCAGTCCGTCTGGGCGTCGATCCCCGCAAGGCGGACCAGATGGTCCGCGGCACGGTCAACCTGCCGCACGGCACCGGTAAGACCGCCCGCGTCATCGTGTTCGCAGTCGGAGAGAAGGCCGCCGAGGCCGAGGCAGCTGGAGCCGACGCAGTCGGCGCCGAGGACCTCATCGAGCGGATCCAGGGTGGATGGCTCGATTTCGACGCCGCCATCGCGACTCCCGACCAGATGGCCAAGGTCGGCCGCATCGCCCGCGTCCTCGGACCGCGCGGCCTGATGCCGAACCCGAAGACCGGCACCGTGACGGCTGACGTCACGAAGGCCGTCGCGGACATCAAGGGCGGAAAGATCAACTTCCGCGTCGACAAGCAGGCCAACCTGCACTTCGTGATCGGCAAGGCATCGTTCGACGACGCCAAGCTGGTGGAGAACTACGGCGCCGCGCTGGACGAGATCCTGCGTGCGAAGCCGTCCTCCGCGAAGGGCCGCTACGTCAAGAAGGTCACCGTTTCGACCACCACCGGCCCGGGCATCCCGGTGGACCCGAACCGCACCCGCAACCTTCTCGAGGATGCCGACGCGTAA
- the rplK gene encoding 50S ribosomal protein L11: MPPKKKKLAGLIKLQIQAGQANPAPPVGPALGQHGVNIMEFCKAYNAATESQRGNVVPVEISVYEDRTFDFKLKTPPAAKLLLKAAGVQKGSGEPHKTKVASVTMDQVREIAKTKQEDLNANDIEQAAKIIAGTARSMGITVDG; this comes from the coding sequence ATGCCCCCCAAGAAGAAGAAGCTCGCAGGGCTCATCAAGCTTCAGATCCAGGCCGGTCAGGCTAACCCTGCACCGCCCGTGGGTCCCGCGCTTGGTCAGCACGGCGTGAACATCATGGAGTTCTGCAAGGCCTACAACGCGGCGACTGAGTCCCAGCGCGGCAACGTGGTGCCGGTCGAGATCTCGGTCTACGAAGACCGGACCTTCGATTTCAAGCTGAAGACCCCTCCGGCTGCCAAGCTGCTGCTCAAGGCTGCAGGCGTGCAGAAGGGCTCCGGCGAGCCGCACAAGACCAAGGTCGCTTCCGTGACCATGGATCAGGTGCGCGAGATCGCGAAGACCAAGCAGGAAGACCTGAACGCCAACGACATCGAGCAGGCCGCGAAGATCATCGCCGGCACCGCACGCTCGATGGGTATCACGGTCGACGGCTGA
- the nusG gene encoding transcription termination/antitermination protein NusG, with product MSTPENDTNEALAEERVSAEAAAEVDVEAADEGTEAAEIFGDDVADDAPADEIIEDEATADEAEADEEAVAVDEPATAEEPEDPVAELKAALRRAPGDWYVIHSYAGYENKVKANLETRVQNLDVGDYIFQVEVPTEEVTEIKNGQRKQVNRKVLPGYILVRMDLNDESWGAVRNTPGVTGFVGATSRPSPLTLNEVIKFLLPQQEQKKQAAAATVSAGETGGETFAKPLIEVDFEVGESVTVMDGPFATLPASISEVNAEQQKLKVLVSIFGRETPVELSFTQVAKI from the coding sequence GTGAGCACCCCCGAGAACGACACGAATGAGGCCTTGGCCGAAGAGCGTGTTTCTGCCGAGGCGGCAGCCGAAGTGGATGTCGAGGCTGCCGACGAGGGCACCGAAGCCGCAGAGATCTTCGGTGACGACGTCGCCGACGACGCCCCGGCCGACGAGATCATCGAGGACGAGGCGACTGCCGACGAGGCTGAAGCCGACGAAGAAGCTGTCGCCGTCGACGAGCCTGCGACCGCCGAAGAGCCCGAGGATCCCGTTGCGGAACTCAAGGCGGCTCTGCGTCGCGCACCCGGTGACTGGTACGTCATTCACTCCTACGCGGGCTACGAGAACAAGGTCAAGGCCAACCTCGAGACCCGTGTCCAGAATCTCGACGTCGGCGACTACATCTTCCAGGTGGAGGTTCCCACCGAAGAGGTCACCGAGATCAAGAACGGACAGCGCAAGCAGGTCAACCGCAAGGTTCTGCCCGGCTACATCCTGGTCCGCATGGACCTCAACGACGAGTCCTGGGGAGCCGTGCGCAACACGCCCGGTGTCACCGGATTCGTCGGTGCGACGTCGCGTCCGTCCCCGCTGACCCTCAACGAGGTCATCAAGTTCCTGCTCCCGCAGCAGGAGCAGAAGAAGCAGGCTGCCGCTGCGACCGTCTCGGCCGGCGAGACCGGCGGAGAGACCTTCGCGAAGCCGCTCATCGAGGTCGACTTCGAGGTCGGCGAATCGGTCACCGTCATGGACGGCCCGTTCGCAACGCTGCCCGCCAGCATCAGCGAGGTCAACGCCGAGCAGCAGAAGCTCAAGGTCCTGGTCTCGATCTTCGGTCGCGAGACCCCGGTCGAGTTGTCCTTCACGCAGGTCGCGAAGATCTAG
- the secE gene encoding preprotein translocase subunit SecE, whose amino-acid sequence MSEERAKRDGDTSGSTRPDGADDTAADATTTRSATPSGKPSGKRQGRRSPAGTDISASSVKAPEQPKSDTTTKVKSAKKDRADKPRKENIFKRLRRFLREVIAELRKVIWPNRKQMITYTSVVLAFVVFMVTFIGVLDLAVIKGVTWLFG is encoded by the coding sequence GTGAGCGAGGAGCGCGCCAAGCGCGACGGCGACACTTCAGGGTCTACGCGCCCGGACGGTGCCGACGACACCGCGGCCGACGCCACCACCACGCGTTCCGCCACTCCCTCGGGAAAGCCCAGCGGTAAGCGCCAGGGCCGTCGCTCTCCGGCAGGCACCGACATCTCCGCGAGTTCCGTGAAGGCACCGGAACAGCCGAAGTCGGACACGACCACCAAGGTCAAGTCGGCGAAGAAGGATCGCGCCGACAAGCCGCGCAAGGAAAACATCTTCAAGCGCCTGCGCCGGTTCCTCCGCGAGGTCATCGCCGAGCTGCGCAAGGTCATCTGGCCCAATCGCAAGCAGATGATCACCTACACCAGCGTCGTCCTGGCCTTCGTGGTGTTCATGGTGACGTTCATCGGCGTGTTGGATCTGGCGGTCATCAAGGGCGTCACCTGGTTGTTCGGTTGA
- the hadB gene encoding (3R)-hydroxyacyl-ACP dehydratase subunit HadB — MALRKFEDVSVGEELPERIVKLTRGDLVNYAGVSGDPNPIHWSDEVVKLAGLDNVIAHGMLTMGLGGGFVTSWLGDPGAVKEYNVRFTSSVYVREDEAAQVEYTGKVKSLDEESKTAVVAIVARSEGKKIFGRATATVRLA; from the coding sequence ATGGCGCTTCGTAAGTTCGAGGACGTCTCGGTGGGTGAGGAACTCCCCGAGCGCATCGTGAAGCTCACGCGCGGCGACCTGGTCAACTACGCGGGCGTGTCCGGCGATCCGAACCCGATCCACTGGAGCGACGAGGTCGTCAAGCTCGCCGGTCTGGACAACGTGATCGCACACGGAATGCTCACCATGGGTCTCGGCGGCGGGTTCGTCACGTCGTGGCTCGGTGATCCGGGTGCGGTGAAGGAATACAACGTTCGTTTCACGAGCTCGGTCTACGTCCGCGAGGACGAGGCCGCGCAGGTCGAGTACACCGGTAAGGTGAAGTCGCTCGACGAAGAAAGCAAGACAGCAGTAGTCGCGATCGTGGCGCGTTCCGAGGGAAAGAAGATCTTCGGTCGCGCCACCGCAACGGTCCGTCTGGCCTGA
- the hadA gene encoding (3R)-hydroxyacyl-ACP dehydratase subunit HadA, giving the protein MTDTVTETEAYVPAAVPADPAAHALAMVGHHYRVDDFYEVGREKVREYARAVQDWHPAHHDEEAAKGLGYDGLLAPLTFISLVGIIAQGRLFKEIVTGYDPSQILQTDQRLEFHKPIKVGDRLVCDVYLESFRQMGGSDIIVTKNIVTDQYDELVQTTWTTLVARTGGEVDENIAHAVKDVIMHGAS; this is encoded by the coding sequence GTGACTGACACTGTGACAGAGACAGAGGCCTACGTGCCCGCGGCTGTTCCTGCTGATCCTGCCGCGCACGCACTGGCGATGGTCGGGCACCACTACCGCGTCGACGACTTCTACGAGGTCGGACGTGAGAAGGTGCGCGAGTACGCGCGTGCCGTGCAGGACTGGCACCCCGCTCACCACGACGAGGAAGCCGCGAAGGGCCTCGGCTACGACGGTCTCCTCGCACCTCTGACGTTCATCTCGCTCGTCGGCATCATCGCTCAGGGACGCCTCTTCAAGGAGATCGTCACCGGCTACGACCCGAGTCAGATCCTCCAGACCGATCAGCGGCTCGAGTTCCACAAGCCGATCAAGGTCGGCGACCGGCTGGTCTGCGACGTCTACCTGGAGTCGTTCCGTCAGATGGGTGGCAGCGACATCATCGTCACCAAGAACATCGTCACCGATCAGTACGACGAACTCGTCCAGACCACGTGGACGACGCTCGTCGCGCGTACCGGCGGCGAGGTCGACGAGAACATCGCTCACGCAGTCAAGGACGTGATCATGCATGGCGCTTCGTAA